One part of the Megachile rotundata isolate GNS110a chromosome 16, iyMegRotu1, whole genome shotgun sequence genome encodes these proteins:
- the LOC100878062 gene encoding uncharacterized protein LOC100878062 isoform X1 — MSKATDDDERRRRSLEAGREMLEKYKAERADKAQGAGHSQMGEASDEESFHNDKSIGNRESYAHEGISSRDMTQSSVSMSEGEADGDLEGLAGRVAQLEELLHGKEAIVEALNAEIDHLRAETSSPNSSQSQNSSIHNRDVISLYHIKLQEFEKAVNQRDNLIEDLTWSLQHALAVRDDLVAQLNSLNAMNISCKDNATAANNKSLQEKIDTLEQTLSDQKSTIQKLNGQLVQIQEHVQTLEMEKETQNAEINDYKLQIDNLNEQIRVGAADKNLNIAETLEQQKQYEARVDKIKQDMQHILKKFTAETNINTTRHQQEVKDLVAKHETEVVNIQEKYEERLKQLKEENKLLADRLNKELPDLETRHAKELSIFQTQLAHYKKTVEALKLELVNRSESQKTAHAELNEYKSKLNELKVHSEKAMHLQNLDHQKEKEMLGEQIKLHKLQLEEMTSKYIATTAILESKESIERSLEQALTNAATLKEENESLKFKLDDLSSRYSAAQSLIENSQAHERTLSNRIYDLEKSLSRLSGINMSTLSELNQTTYQTFDEVALQYQLTKQKFEEKAELEKLLVQRIENLEKDVCKTREELDQANLVKKSYEKQLKDMKNTCDKYKSELNSLKNESNDQSSSQVDEENKLSSQKHNVADLLRKTEEDQQEIKKLKAVLEQKETELTESMKKMCDLSEKLKRSEEETEQLKNGLATAWAQCAEVEEKLNQTLALNDSKLDISVPSSSYSSALMKQFKLGRGPNDSANTSHDQSTDTNKISYEKDAQTDNARTISLQAKLTAASEENERLLKELEYLMEKQVNYEEIKNKLKHFSTLSENLSIERERLTEENKALKKKLENVQSLQESVNQLRAEKELLRKEMDALVCVHDEQINAIKAETASEIRKVQSLMLGLKEGTAELNDLKTELEMRHAKEMEELRTYFEQKCLLMEKQYSEEIFSQQSKKMSDNDSEIADLTDGLYYGGAGDCLNISNISGKSSRLGSPIADDNSRQNSNTFNNHSKNELEYKINMKALQQELQNKIIEVQEMKLHYEKALEDQKTMYERELYDIKEKERHDFLRNVVNQHCQTEWDAGALENGELTQLRAAYDHQLEEQIALAKMDIITALQEQIQALLAVDSDSEDNWSPELLKLRDKLTNNAKREVQQLKDAHAAEVQRLKEEHSRNLARMIDRHQEELHKVKSEGAWNDGGRRDPDRNSLIDNKILAERNSLTKTCATLKSLIEELIKYFVICEEEVNNTLITEVLKRQLSDSLNNDKSLKLDEIEGSKRSSESDTLNSSEMKIHRVHFAPQTTEIVSIINSNTDILPTILEEDEDITEKLKQGLSNCVRRLKSESAEILGTSLSTGEGRRNSLSKEVVWMNKANEELNMKLRHAEALIMGYQEEAEQLKVTILELQRKLINAENKKEIITEGYGENDEIGSDIILEDFSQLQEKARHALSNGGEDCSELLQLIEGLCRYNDKLMEDARKEREDLQRQQVPLEPTPPPYIHRVRCRKIDAADKQLKATRKFLDEQASESEAERDEAAKQIHLLQEQLKEKEREKERDLRISSEQSTLSPEATSEVPAIQASEIKAAVEVLESQMREMSSMMSDTEAKKTETESELKAAIDKIWVLRDIITDLEQQLQIKTEKEESLQMQINQLETVIAAQTKNQHELVQELDAVKMGSESKRLNEHISQLEEELRKHKLSSEQFKVNSAALKQMKTELRDMQNQLEKRIKDLESVHMCSSNLSLSQPSEDVSIREQIDASRCPTPDDPNSPPMLPLDQLLKLKDKMLKHARVEEVVFKRIKDLEMQVAALKNQNEELQAEQEILQQTASEQLFQIEAMRGRLEQHKQSAPFAQRQATSRLELQLHEANAKFQSLERTIAEKDLELEDVRSQLDRVNQLLQEKEAEIANVVQVESTTIQKLRQHLEILEDEKKILQTKVGVQEHAQLELPRLIDSMLADKNEEIDHLKEQLSKKEKQLEMYSSLNLDETQLRELARQTEAKNSARTLSDILSIHSECEETIEAIRGSNAIQTLPNISTFKVPTPAVASKIVDDSVPLMNSTKMDVHVPPLDLGSHSSSAASNQQSGMIDLLHSGLGSRISSSDNNFSTEKTEEITRTQESRKECTGTKSRLQDTSMKYTQTSINETLKEVQDLENQVQTIREELQMKSAILDKRETDLVTLQKLYDELQVEFKEVVETLTRDKCFYQNQYELLQVSEEKIKKDLQEVENVLKLRTEELQEHKNKMQVNEKIIMELNLENTKLKKDIEEKDQEQTKKYTMLWQEKMEELQNFRAAILEKDITIETIQTRNIEIENENKQLYEFKTKYQLTKQELLECQNEIQRLTEGLNNRDQVIRRLEEMARRTSYSGTSSPSNEKDQEIHHLQEYLKEKDKVIRQMSDDSKSLHKALETIQNKMKESGNVIELRKKLKDERKLNAELRNMAEKLSKELFDLKSAAQRSQDDTDIEDMVQRELNLSAHLDRQIMNAIESDSDDKVVRLERQDQYQDYQDGRLMDLKMKLSQAHKINEELKKLKDDLEIERGMLKCQIAEYEGRIFQLKSDLVEESKKLEKVEEELSSEKNLVRTLKIQIEKEHRAMQSGHIQDSELIEFLQNKLKTSLDNEAKLRNDLSSLRQEHKSLEIQLSLMKDHMESQKTDGLPKLGDLLETERKKYLTLMENFEKEKRDTAELKDTLKKLQMEKSRFEKQLEVEVEEKEKLISSLALIEGIKDHLQTDVRRTKEELRAREEECDWLQKNIKTMLDADSRRQEQRTSEHNELKALRREINNTRKVMMDLEADMKQSKRELTESLQREMKLAEALENLKGRETDLLKKLSAAKEEEKKLKETILELQLDLRTSTRAELEAASELKSRFMNDKNVPAKYIQEIQELREINAKYINENGVYQEKLTKAREEKEQLNKRLEYFFGKYIRAESKRNALRYQKRYLLIIIGGYQLSEENTLSVLAQLTREQRSYAVKNYNKKTPKVRFKSAVLVFISIHRMKRLILRWSIGKRIGVKTLLHNPDQAFVSVPKVATNHSPPVRERRTTNGDSGFDGFALEQYYQRLKNIQQTLGLAMAESGSRPIIPE; from the exons atgaGTAAAGCAACGGATGATGATGAGCGTAGAAGACGCTCCTTGGAGGCGGGTAGAGAAATG CTAGAAAAGTACAAAGCGGAAAGGGCTGATAAGGCTCAAGGTGCGGGTCACAGTCAAATGGGCGAAGCATCTGATGAAGAATCTTTCCACAATGACAAATCTATCGGAAATAGGGAGTCTTAC GCACATGAAGGTATATCATCTAGAGACATGACACAAAGTAGCGTTAGCATGAGTGAAGGAGAAgcagatggggatttggaaggacTTGCAGGAAGGGTAGCCCAGTTGGAAGAGCTATTACATGGAAAGGAGGCCATAGTTGAGGCACTGAATGCAGAAATAGATCATTTAAGAGCAGAAacctcatccccaaattcttctcAAAGTCAAAATAGCAGTATACATAACAGAGATGTTATATCTTTGTACCATATAAAA TTGCAAGAGTTTGAAAAAGCAGTGAATCAACGTGATAACCTGATAGAAGATTTGACATGGTCTTTACAGCATGCACTGGCTGTAAGAGATGATCTTGTAGCCCAATTGAATTCTTTAAATGCTATGAACATATCTTGTAAAGACAATGCTACTGCTGCGAATAATAAAAGTTTGCAAGAAAAG ATTGATACTTTAGAGCAAACTTTGAGTGACCAAAAGTCAACAATACAGAAATTAAATGGTCAGTTGGTGCAAATTCAAGAGCATGTGCAGACGTTAGAAATGGAGAAAGAAACGCAAAACGCTGAAATTAACGATTACAAGTTACAAATAGATAACCTTAACGAACAGATTCGTGTCGGTGCTGctgataaaaatttaaatattgctgAAACTTTAGAGCAACAGAAACAATACGAGGCACGTGTTGATAAGATCAAACAAGACATGCAACATATATTGAAGAAGTTCACGGCcgaaacaaatataaataccACGCGTCATCAACAGGAGGTGAAAGATTTAGTTGCAAAGCACGAAACGGAAGTAGTGAACATTCAAGAAAAGTACGAAGAACGTTTGAAACAATTAAAGgaggaaaataaattattggcTGATCGTTTGAATAAGGAATTGCCAGATCTAGAGACCAGGCATGCTAAAGaactttcaatatttcaaacacAATTGGCTCATTACAAAAAGACAGTCGAGGCCCTAAAGCTTGAACTAGTGAATCGTTCTGAGTCTCAAAAAACTGCGCACGCTGAGCTAAATGAATATAAATCAAAACTGAACGAGCTGAAGGTACATTCTGAGAAGGCTATGCATCTGCAAAACCTGGATCatcaaaaagaaaaagagatgcTAGGTGAACAGATTAAATTGCACAAATTACAGCTGGAAGAGATGACCTCAAAGTACATTGCTACGACCGCGATCTTGGAGTCGAAAGAGAGTATCGAACGTTCGTTGGAGCAAGCGCTGACGAATGCCGCTACGCtgaaagaagaaaatgaaagttTGAAGTTCAAGCTAGACGATTTGTCGTCAAGATATTCAGCGGCACAGTCGTTAATTGAAAACAGCCAAGCACACGAACGTACTCTGAGCAACAGAATCTATGACTTGGAGAAATCTCTGTCCAGACTGAGCGGCATCAACATGAGTACACTGAGTGAATTAAACCAGACCACATACCAAACTTTTGATGAAGTAGCGCTTCAATATCAGTTAACAAAGCAGAAATTTGAAGAGAAAGCTGAATTGGAAAAACTGTTAGTTcagagaattgagaatttggaaaaggaTGTTTGCAAAACCAGGGAAGAGTTAGACCAGGCGAATCTTGTTAAGAAATCGTATGAGAAACAACTGAAAGATATGAAGAATACCTGTGATAAGTATAAATCAGAACTTAATTCTTTGAAAAATGAATCAAATGATCAGAGTAGCTCGCAAGTTGACGAAGAGAACAAGTTATCTAGTCAGAAACATAACGTTGCCGATCTTCTGCGTAAAACTGAAGAGGATCAACAAGAGATTAAAAAGCTGAAAGCGGTTCTTGAACAAAAAGAAACAGAACTCACGGAATCGATGAAGAAAATGTGTGATCTATCAGAAAAGTTGAAGAGATCTGAGGAAGAGACTGAACAGTTGAAAAATGGTTTGGCCACGGCATGGGCTCAGTGCGCAGAAGTTGAAGAAAAATTGAATCAAACGTTAGCGTTGAATGATAGCAAGCTCGATATTTCTGTGCCATCGTCCAGTTACAGTAGTGCCTTGATGAAGCAATTCAAGCTAGGTAGAGGTCCAAATGATTCTGCAAATACGTCCCATGATCAGAGCACGGATACAAACAAAATCTCATATGAGAAGGATGCACAAACAGATAACGCAAGGACAATATCGTTACAGGCAAAACTAACAGCTGCTTCAGAAGAAAATGAAAGGTTGTTGAAGGAGCTGGAATACTTGATGGAAAAACAAGTCAATTACGaagagattaaaaataaattgaaacacTTTTCTACGCTCTCAGAAAATCTTTCGATCGAAAGGGAACGTCTTACTGAAGAAAATAAAGCCCTGAAGAAAAAACTGGAGAATGTACAATCGTTGCAAGAATCTGTTAATCAGTTGAGAGCAGAGAAAGAACTGTTGCGTAAAGAGATGGACGCGTTGGTCTGCGTTCACGACGAGCAAATAAACGCGATAAAAGCAGAGACAGCATCAGAAATTAGAAAAGTGCAGTCTTTGATGCTGGGCTTGAAGGAAGGCACTGCTGAATTGAATGATTTGAAAACCGAGTTGGAAATGCGTCACGCCAAAGAAATGGAAGAACTGCGAAcatattttgaacaaaaatgTTTGCTAATGGAAAAACAGTATTCTGAAGAGATATTCAGTCAACAATCGAAGAAAATGTCTGATAATGATAGTGAAATTGCTGACTTAACTGATGGCTTATATTATGGAGGTGCTGGTGACTGTCTGAACATTTCAAACATCTCTGGAAAGAGCTCCAGACTTGGTTCTCCAATAGCAGATGATAATTCAAGACAAAATAGCAACACTTTTAATAATCATAGCAAAAATGAACTTGAGTACAAGATTAACATGAAAGCTTTGCAACAAGaactgcaaaataaaataattgaagtgCAAGAAATGAAACTGCATTATGAGAAAGCATTGGAAGATCAGAAGACCATGTACGAAAGGGAACTGTatgatattaaagaaaaagagAGACATGACTTTCTACGAAACGTAGTAAATCAG CATTGTCAAACAGAATGGGATGCGGGTGCGTTGGAAAACGGTGAATTAACGCAACTGCGAGCAGCCTACGACCATCAGTTGGAAGAACAGATTGCTCTAGCTAAAATGGATATTATCACTGCTCTTCAAGAACAAATTCAG GCTCTCCTAGCAGTTGATTCGGATTCTGAAGATAACTGGTCACCAGAATTGCTGAAATTAAGAGATAAACTCACCAACAATGCAAAACGTGAAGTGCAGCAGCTCAAAGATGCCCATGCTGCAGAGGTGCAACGTTTAAAAGAAGAACATTCTCGCAATCTGGCTAGAATGATCGATCGTCATCAAGAGGAGCTCCACAAAGTTAAGTCAGAAGGTGCCTGGAACGATGGTGGAAGACGAGATCCAGACAGAAATTCACTTATAGATAACAAGATTCTCGCGGAAAG aaataGCTTGACTAAAACATGTGCCACTCTCAAGTCATTAATTGAGGAGTTgatcaaatattttgtcatttgtGAAGAGGAAGTTAACAATACGCTTATTACAGAAGTGCTCAAAAGACAATTATCTGATAGTTTAAATAATGATAAATCCTTGAAGTTAGATGAAATTGAGGGATCAAAGAGAAGTTCAGAATCCGATACTTTAAACTCTTCTGAAATGAAGATCCATAGAGTTCATTTTGCTCCACAAACTACTGAAATAGTTTCTATAATAAACAGTAATACCGATATCTTGCCAACTATACTGGAAGAAGATGAAGATATAACAGAAAAGTTGAAACAGGGATTAAGCAATTGTGTGCGTCGCTTAAAGTCTGAGAGCGCTGAAATTCTTGGCACTTCTTTATCTACCGGTGAAGGTCGACGTAATTCACTTTCAAAAGAAGTTGTATGGATGAATAAAGCGAACGAAGAGCTAAACATGAAGCTGCGTCATGCGGAAGCTTTGATCATGGGCTATCAAGAAGAAGCAGAGCAATTGAAAGTAACTATTCTGGAGCTTCAGAGGAAATTGATCAATGCggagaataaaaaagaaatcatTACGGAAGGCTATGGGGAGAATGATGAGATTGGTAGCGATATTATATTGGAGGATTTTTCACAGTTACAAGAGAAAG CGAGACATGCCTTGTCGAACGGTGGCGAAGACTGTTCAGAATTGTTGCAATTGATAGAGGGGTTATGTAGATACAATGATAAATTAATGGAAGACGCGAGAAAAGAAAGGGAAGATCTACAGCGACAG CAGGTGCCTTTAGAACCTACTCCTCCCCCATACATTCACAGGGTACGCTGCCGAAAG ATTGATGCAGCGGATAAACAGTTAAAAGCAACCCGCAAATTTTTGGATGAACAAGCAAGCGAAAGTGAAGCTGAACGAGACGAAGCGGCAAAGCAAATCCACCTGTTGCAGGAACAACTTAAGGAAAAggaacgagagaaagagagagacttGCGTATTTCATCCGAG CAGTCTACGTTATCACCTGAAGCAACATCAGAGGTCCCTGCGATTCAAGCTTCTGAGATCAAAGCAGCT gtggAGGTTCTTGAGTCCCAAATGAGGGAGATGTCCTCTATGATGTCTGATACTGAGGCAAAGAAAACTGAAACTGAAAGTGAACTGAAAGCAGCTATTGACAAAATTTGGGTGCTAAGAGACATCATTACTGATTTGGAGCAGCAGCTACAAATAAAGACTGAAAAAGAAGAATCTTTACAGATGCAAATTAATCAGTTAGAGACGGTGATTGCCGCTCAGACTAAAAACCAACATGAATTGGTGCAAGAACTGGATGCTGTTAAAATGGGCAGTGAAAGTAAACGACTCAATGAACACATCAGTCAGTTAGAG GAAGAGTTAAGAAAACATAAGTTAAGTTCAGAACAATTTAAAGTGAACTCTGCCGCATTGAAACAGATGAAAACAGAACTCCGTGATATGCAAAATCAATTGGAAAAGAGAATTAAGGACTTAGAATCTGTCCACATGTGCAGCTCTAATTTAAGTTTGAGTCAACCAAGCGAAGACGTATCTATCAGAGAACAAATAGACGCTTCGAGGTGTCCTACTCCTGATGATCCTAATTCTCCACCAATGTTGCCTCTTGATCAGCTACTCAAACTTAAAGACAAAATGTTGAAGCATGCCAGAGTCGAGGAAGTTGTATTCAAACGAATCAAAGATCTAGAAATGCAAGTTGCAGCTCTTAAGAATCAAAATGAG GAATTACAAGCAGAGCAAGAAATTTTACAGCAAACTGCTTCTGAACAGTTATTCCAGATAGAAGCAATGCGTGGTCGCTTAGAGCAGCACAAACAGAGTGCTCCGTTTGCACAGAGACAAGCCACGTCTCGTTTAGAGTTACAGCTACATGAGGCTAatgcaaaattccaatctctagAAAGAACCATTGCTGAGAAAGATTTGGAGTTGGAGGATGTAAGAAGTCAACTCGATAGAGTTAATCAGCTGCTGCAAGAGAAGGAAGCAGAAATTGCAAATGTGGTGCAAGTAGAGAGTACAACGATTCAGAAATTAAGGCAGCATTTAGAGATTCTTGAAGATGAAAAGAAAATTCTACAGACAAAGGTTGGTGTTCAAGAGCATGCTCAATTAGAGCTTCCGCGATTAATAGACAGCATGTTAGCTGATAAAAACGAAGAAATAGATCACTTGAAAGAACAGTTGTCCAAGAAGGAAAAGCAACTCGAAATGTATTCTTCACTGAATTTAGACGAGACACAGTTGCGAGAACTAGCACGTCAAACAGAAGCAAAGAACAGTGCCCGCACTTTAAGCGATATTTTGTCCATTCATTCAGAATGTGAGGAAACGATAGAGGCTATTCGTGGCTCGAACGCGATTCAAACGCTGCCTAATATTTCTACTTTCAAAGTTCCCACTCCTGCTGTTGCATCCAAAATCGTGGATGACTCCGTGCCTTTAATGAACTCCACAAAAATGGACGTGCATGTACCTCCTTTGGATCTAGGTTCTCACAGTTCATCCGCGGCATCCAATCAACAATCTGGAATGATCGATTTACTACACAGTGGCCTAGGCTCCAGAATTTCATCTTCGGATAATAATTTCTCAACGGAAAAAACTGAAGAGATTACACGGACACAGGAATCGCGCAAAGAATGTACTGGTACTAAAAGTAGATTACAAGATACGTCAATGAAATATACACAGACGTCGATTAACGAGACATTGAAAGAGGTGCAGGATTTGGAGAACCAGGTGCAGACAATAAGAGAGGAATTACAAATGAAGTCAGCGATACTGGACAAACGTGAGACAGATTTGGTAACTCTGCAGAAGCTGTACGATGAGCTGCAAGTAGAATTCAAGGAAGTGGTCGAGACGCTTACAAGAGACAAATGCTTCTATCAGAATCAGTACGAGTTATTACAAGTGTCAGAGGAAAAAATAAAGAAGGATCTGCAGGAGGTGGagaatgttttaaaattgaGGACTGAAGAACTACAAGAGCACAAGAATAAAATGCAGGTGAATGAGAAAATCATTATGGAATTAAACCTAGAGAATACCAAGCTCAAAAAAGATATAGAGGAGAAAGATCAAGAGCAGACGAAAAAGTATACTATGCTATGGCAGGAAAAGATGGAAGAGTTGCAGAATTTCAGGGCTGCCATCCTGGAAAAAGATATCACGATTGAAACTATTCAGACGCGCAACATCGAGATCGAGAATGAGAATAAACAGCTGTACGAGTTTAAGACCAAGTATCAGCTAACGAAGCAGGAATTGTTGGAATGCCAAAACGAGATTCAGAGATTGACTGAGGGCTTAAATAATAGGGACCAGGTCATTAGAAGACTGGAAGAAATGGCTAGACGTACCAGTTATTCGGGAACTTCCTCACCATCCAATGAGAAAGACCAGGAAATACATCATTTACAGGAATATCTGAAGGAAAAGGATAAAGTCATACGTCAAATGAGCGACGACAGTAAGAGCTTACACAAAGCTCTAGAAACTATACAAAACAAGATGAAGGAATCTGGAAACGTAATTGAACTGAGAAAGAAACTGAAAGACGAGCGAAAATTGAATGCGGAATTAAGGAACATGGCAGAGAAGTTAAGCAAGGAATTGTTTGACTTAAAATCAGCTGCACAAAGATCACAGGACGACACTGACATAGAAGACATGGTTCAAAGAGAGTTGAATTTATCAGCCCATTTGGACAGGCAAATTATGAATGCCATTGAAAGTGACTCAGACGACAAGGTAGTTAGATTAGAACGACAAGATCAGTACCAGGATTATCAGGATGGAAGATTAATggacttaaaaatgaaattaagtcAGGCCCATAAGATCAATGAAGAGCTAAAGAAATTGAAGGacgatttagaaattgagagagGAATGTTGAAGTGTCAAATAGCAGAATACGAAGGTAGGATTTTCCAACTGAAATCAGATCTGGTAGAAGAATCGAAGAAACTGGAGAAAGTCGAGGAAGAACTCTCCTCCGAGAAAAATCTCGTTCGTACATTGAAGATTCAAATTGAGAAGGAGCATAGGGCAATGCAGTCTGGACATATTCAGGATTCGGAACTGATCGAATTTCTTCAGAATAAGTTGAAGACGTCACTGGACAACGAGGCGAAGCTTCGCAATGACCTTTCATCTTTGCGTCAGGAACATAAGAGCTTAGAGATACAATTGAGTTTGATGAAGGATCATATGGAGTCTCAAAAGACAGATGGCTTACCCAAACTTGGAGATTTATTGGAAACTGAAAGAAAGAAGTATTTGACATTGATGGAAAATTTCGAAAAGGAGAAACGAGATACTGCTGAATTGAAAGATACCCTGAAGAAGCTTCAGATGGAGAAGAGTAGATTCGAAAAGCAACTGGAAGTAGAGGTGGAAGAGAAAGAGAAGTTGATAAGTAGTCTGGCACTGATAGAAGGAATTAAGGACCATCTTCAAACTGATGTAAGAAGAACCAAAGAAGAACTGAGAGCACGAGAGGAGGAATGTGACTGGCTACAGAAGAATATCAAGACTATGTTAGATGCAGACAGcaggagacaggaacagagaACCAGCGAACATAACGAGCTTAAAGCATTGAGAAGAGAAATTAACAACACCAGAAAAGTCATG ATGGATTTAGAGGCTGATATGAAACAGTCAAAAAGAGAACTGACAGAATCCCTTCAACGTGAAATGAAATTGGCTGAAGCCTTGGAGAATCTCAAGGGAAGAGAAACTGATCTTCTCAAAAAATTATCTGCTgctaaagaagaagaaaagaagttAAAGGAAACGATCCTTGAATTACAACTGGATTTGAGAACTTCTACTAGAGCAGAATTGGAAGCTGCCAGTGAATTGAAGAGTAGATTTATGAATGACAAGAATGTTCCCGCAAAATACATACAAGAGATTCAG GAACTAAGGGAAATCAATGCAAAATACATAAACGAGAATGGAGTATACCAGGAGAAGCTCACGAAAGCACGGGAGGAGAAGGAACAACTAAATAAAAGG TTAGAGTATTTCTTTGGAAAGTACATACGAGCCGAAAGCAAACGCAACGCTTTAAGGTATCAGAAGCGTTACTTGTTGATCATAATCGGAGGATATCAACTGTCAGAAGAGAACACGCTAAGTGTTCTTGCTCAATTGACTCGCGAACAACGATCTTACGCTGTCAAGAATTACAACAAAAAGACACCCAAAGTACGATTTAAGAGTGCAGTGCTGGTCTTCATTAGCATACACCGGATGAAGCGACTGATTTTAAGATGGAGCATTGGAAAACGGATAGGAGTGAAGACGTTGCTCCATAATCCTGATCAGGCATTTGTATCGGTGCCAAAAGTTGCTACGAATCATTCACCTCCTGTTAGAGAAAGGCGTACAACAAA TGGAGACAGTGGTTTTGATGGATTCGCGCTTGAACAGTATTATCAACGATTAAAGAACATTCAACAGACATTAGGTTTAGCGATGGCAGAATCTGGAAGTCGTCCGATTATTCCGGAATAG